One segment of Streptomyces sp. NBC_00576 DNA contains the following:
- a CDS encoding amidohydrolase — protein MAAIPMTAALSTTDATTAAAASAEADLVLCNGYVWTVDARDSIKKAVAVRDGNIIYVGTDNGAAHYIGRRTQVVDLGGRMVMPGLHDGHLHSLSAGSGLLSLDFAYASLTVAEFLDRVSVYLTKTTDQEPDGWVIGSHWYVQALRPTGVTVTRKDLDGLATERPIAISSSDFHTMLVNSRALELAGITKDTPDPAGGIIERDTAGAPTGILQDSATALVGAVLPAPTDADNLRYAEAALSALRAQGVTTFMDAAADENMLRAYTTVAEQGKLTARAHFALVVDLTEKTPLRRLKRLRRRYDAGVLRARPDVHVGNVKVFLDGVLQAPAQTAAVLEPYLVDDGHGHMVPGTRKGTIYWPQDKLDAFFTEAATSGFDPHTHAIGDHAVQVALDAFGAVRRAGYKRNRLTIAHAELVAPADIPRFHRLDVVASMGFHWAKPGPDTTDSVEPYLGPGRYENFEPEGAIFRAGGRVSLGSDWPVDPLNEWDALRTVITRTALPGTPYAKYGTMTPSQRLRRRAAIRAATLNGAYQLRQEHRTGSIEVGKLADLIVLDRNILKIPAEDIANTRVLLTLVGGKPVHGSYETFS, from the coding sequence ATGGCCGCCATCCCCATGACCGCCGCGCTGTCGACCACCGACGCGACGACAGCGGCGGCTGCCTCCGCCGAGGCCGATCTGGTCCTGTGCAACGGCTACGTCTGGACGGTCGACGCCCGCGACAGCATCAAGAAGGCCGTCGCGGTCCGGGACGGCAATATCATCTATGTCGGCACGGACAACGGCGCCGCGCACTACATCGGCAGGCGCACACAAGTGGTGGACCTGGGCGGGCGGATGGTCATGCCGGGCCTGCACGACGGCCATCTGCACAGCCTGTCCGCCGGCAGCGGTCTGCTGAGCCTGGACTTCGCCTACGCGTCGCTGACGGTCGCGGAGTTTCTGGACAGAGTCTCCGTGTATCTCACCAAGACCACCGATCAGGAGCCGGACGGCTGGGTGATCGGTTCGCACTGGTACGTGCAGGCGCTGCGGCCGACCGGAGTCACCGTGACGCGCAAGGACCTCGACGGCCTCGCCACCGAGCGACCCATCGCGATCTCCTCCAGCGACTTCCACACCATGCTCGTCAACAGCCGCGCCCTGGAGCTCGCCGGAATCACCAAGGACACGCCCGACCCGGCAGGCGGGATCATCGAGCGCGACACAGCGGGGGCGCCCACTGGAATCCTCCAGGACAGCGCCACCGCCCTCGTCGGTGCCGTCCTCCCGGCCCCCACCGACGCCGACAACCTCCGGTACGCCGAGGCAGCCCTCTCCGCGCTGCGCGCCCAGGGCGTCACGACCTTCATGGACGCGGCAGCCGACGAGAACATGCTCCGTGCCTATACCACGGTGGCCGAGCAGGGCAAGCTCACCGCCCGTGCCCATTTCGCGCTGGTGGTCGACCTGACCGAGAAGACCCCGCTGCGCCGGTTGAAGCGGCTCCGCCGACGCTACGACGCCGGGGTGCTCAGGGCCCGGCCGGATGTCCATGTCGGCAATGTCAAGGTATTCCTCGACGGCGTGCTGCAGGCGCCCGCTCAAACCGCCGCGGTCCTGGAGCCGTACCTCGTCGACGACGGCCACGGCCACATGGTTCCCGGCACTCGCAAGGGCACCATCTACTGGCCGCAGGACAAACTCGACGCCTTCTTCACCGAGGCGGCCACCTCCGGGTTCGACCCGCACACCCATGCCATCGGCGACCACGCCGTCCAGGTCGCCCTCGACGCCTTCGGGGCGGTCCGCCGCGCCGGGTACAAGCGCAACCGCCTGACCATCGCCCACGCCGAACTCGTCGCGCCCGCCGACATCCCGCGCTTCCACCGCCTCGACGTCGTGGCCTCGATGGGCTTCCACTGGGCCAAGCCAGGCCCCGACACCACCGACAGCGTCGAGCCCTACCTCGGTCCCGGGCGATACGAGAACTTTGAGCCCGAGGGCGCCATCTTCCGCGCCGGCGGCCGTGTCTCCCTCGGTAGCGACTGGCCCGTCGACCCCCTCAACGAATGGGACGCGCTGCGCACCGTCATCACCCGCACCGCCCTCCCCGGCACTCCATACGCCAAGTACGGCACCATGACCCCCAGCCAGCGTCTGCGTCGCCGCGCCGCGATCCGCGCCGCCACCCTCAACGGCGCCTACCAGCTCCGCCAGGAGCACCGCACCGGCTCCATCGAGGTCGGCAAACTCGCCGACCTGATCGTCCTCGACCGCAACATCCTCAAGATCCCGGCCGAAGACATCGCCAACACCCGCGTGCTGCTCACCCTGGTCGGCGGCAAGCCGGTTCACGGCTCCTACGAGACCTTCTCCTAG
- a CDS encoding LacI family DNA-binding transcriptional regulator, with amino-acid sequence MRIIDVAAAAEVSRATVTNALNGTGRMNAATRVRVRAIAAELGYRTPVRTLALGVTAFPGVPWNFLEIAYYRAAVGAAMAAAHRHGFGLTVLPAGATGWESVSADGALILDPSGDDPLAIGAARAGIPVTFLGRPSASRGSWIDNYHDVSTKAVLDHLAGQGAHRITLIASSATDHYTRSCVAAYRAWCRAHGRPERVVDWEPGEDPAEIALAGRPDAVYAIYESIGFLLLDAARRHGLRIPDDLLIACFSEDPAYATADPPVTTVCHRATTGGRLAVDALVTRLQTGVQLPSVLVPARLAVRRSALPGPEIGNEGPPFVDVVQRERDNHDRLDAAGDRDEQLTRHEGNHTVDRAFGSK; translated from the coding sequence ATGAGAATCATCGATGTGGCGGCGGCTGCCGAGGTGTCGCGGGCTACCGTCACCAACGCGCTCAACGGCACGGGCCGGATGAACGCCGCGACCCGGGTGCGGGTCCGGGCCATCGCCGCGGAGCTCGGTTACCGAACCCCGGTCAGGACCCTGGCCCTGGGCGTCACGGCCTTCCCCGGCGTGCCCTGGAACTTCCTGGAGATCGCCTACTACCGGGCCGCGGTCGGCGCGGCGATGGCGGCGGCGCACCGGCACGGCTTCGGGCTGACGGTGCTGCCTGCAGGCGCGACGGGCTGGGAGTCGGTCTCGGCCGACGGGGCGCTGATCCTCGACCCTTCCGGGGACGATCCCCTCGCTATAGGGGCCGCCCGCGCGGGCATCCCGGTCACCTTCCTGGGACGCCCCTCCGCTTCGCGTGGGAGTTGGATCGACAACTACCACGACGTCTCGACCAAGGCTGTTCTCGATCATCTCGCCGGACAGGGCGCCCACCGGATCACCCTGATCGCTTCGTCGGCGACCGACCACTACACCCGCAGCTGCGTCGCCGCCTACCGCGCCTGGTGCCGCGCCCACGGACGCCCCGAGCGGGTCGTCGACTGGGAGCCCGGTGAGGACCCTGCCGAAATCGCGCTGGCCGGGCGCCCCGACGCCGTCTACGCGATCTACGAATCGATCGGCTTCCTGCTGCTGGACGCGGCCCGCAGACACGGACTGCGCATCCCGGATGACCTCCTGATCGCCTGCTTCTCCGAGGACCCGGCCTACGCCACGGCCGATCCACCCGTCACGACTGTCTGCCACCGCGCCACGACCGGCGGACGTCTGGCCGTCGACGCCTTGGTCACCCGGCTGCAGACCGGAGTCCAGCTCCCTTCGGTCCTGGTGCCCGCCCGGCTGGCAGTCCGGCGCTCCGCCCTCCCCGGACCGGAGATCGGAAACGAAGGCCCTCCCTTCGTCGATGTTGTACAGCGGGAGCGCGACAATCATGACCGGCTGGACGCCGCCGGTGACCGCGATGAGCAACTGACACGTCATGAGGGCAACCACACGGTCGACAGGGCTTTCGGATCGAAGTAG
- a CDS encoding formylglycine-generating enzyme family protein, with the protein MPVRSVRGGRSTEGMVMLPGGDFLMGAEDKEGFADDGEGPVRRVRLKPFLIDTCAVTNTDFAAFVDATGYVTDAERLGWSYVFAGFLPAVLRRGAARPDRTPWWCAVPDAVWNQPEGPGSTVTERPNHPVVHVSWHDAQAYCRWTGKRLPTEAEWEYAARGGLVLKRYPWGDELDPGGIYRCNIWRGRFPSRNTADDGYSGSAPVTAFEPNGFGLYNMSGNVWEWCADWWTTHHFARETLADPKGPATGNAKVIRGGSHMCHRSYCNRYRVAARSANTPDSSSGHAGFRCARDLDIRQ; encoded by the coding sequence ATGCCCGTGCGGTCCGTGCGGGGCGGACGGTCGACGGAGGGCATGGTGATGCTGCCCGGTGGCGACTTTCTGATGGGCGCCGAGGACAAGGAGGGCTTCGCCGACGACGGCGAGGGACCGGTGCGCCGCGTTCGCCTTAAACCGTTCCTCATCGACACCTGCGCGGTGACCAACACCGACTTCGCCGCCTTCGTCGACGCCACCGGCTATGTGACGGACGCCGAACGCCTGGGCTGGTCCTATGTGTTCGCGGGCTTCCTGCCGGCCGTGCTGCGCCGCGGGGCAGCACGGCCGGACCGCACTCCGTGGTGGTGCGCGGTGCCCGACGCCGTGTGGAACCAGCCTGAAGGACCCGGCAGCACCGTGACCGAACGCCCCAACCACCCGGTGGTCCACGTCTCCTGGCACGACGCCCAGGCCTACTGCCGGTGGACGGGCAAACGTCTGCCCACCGAAGCCGAATGGGAGTACGCCGCCCGTGGCGGACTCGTACTAAAGCGCTATCCATGGGGCGACGAACTCGATCCCGGGGGCATTTACCGGTGCAACATCTGGCGCGGGCGGTTCCCGTCGCGGAACACCGCCGACGACGGTTACAGCGGCAGTGCTCCGGTGACCGCCTTCGAACCCAACGGCTTCGGCCTGTACAACATGTCGGGCAACGTCTGGGAATGGTGCGCCGACTGGTGGACCACTCACCACTTCGCCCGAGAGACCCTCGCCGATCCGAAAGGCCCCGCCACGGGCAACGCCAAAGTCATCCGCGGCGGCTCCCACATGTGCCACCGCTCGTACTGCAACCGCTACCGGGTCGCCGCCCGCAGCGCAAACACCCCGGACTCCTCCAGCGGCCACGCCGGCTTCCGCTGCGCCCGCGATCTCGACATCCGTCAGTGA
- a CDS encoding MFS transporter: MPELIEDSSAATKTPPPTAVPGRWRQLSLVGGTMLVDSTEAGLINGLFPVIRQALGISLSGLGVLTAAGKIAGVITGPLWVWAARRYSRKSVLAVSSGFWGVFGIGAGFAQNFTQLLVLCTLLSAGYAAAGPLANELIGDLFDSRSRGRAVGVLYGTLNLASSLFAPLLGQLAGFEDGWRWGLWGIGTLNVLVGIALCFWLRDPGTGASEDQLAGLDQATRTAQAKVTRADVAALFRIPSLVILMCSRLLSGHLLLLIFGVVFLVDVYGFSIQVAAAVMLPMGIGFFAGTLLGGVLSDWAVRRNPRNGLVVVLQTAQFAFAVVAFFATQIDYGGIGMFAFFFGLMGLVQGVNPGVNRPMLMAVTLPELRGAAFAVYLNVFEAIAWAMFSLGAGYLGEVIGLQQVFLWVLVILMALNGLFLTLLYPVYGRDVAAVAAELDRRRAQTQDPGGTPPPPSTT; this comes from the coding sequence ATGCCCGAGCTTATCGAGGACTCGTCCGCAGCGACGAAGACTCCGCCCCCGACCGCCGTACCCGGCCGTTGGCGTCAGCTGTCCCTGGTCGGCGGCACCATGCTCGTCGACAGCACCGAGGCCGGTCTGATCAACGGTCTCTTCCCCGTGATCAGGCAGGCGCTCGGCATCTCGCTGAGCGGCCTCGGCGTCCTGACCGCCGCCGGAAAGATCGCCGGTGTGATCACCGGCCCGCTGTGGGTGTGGGCCGCCCGGCGGTACTCCCGCAAGAGCGTCCTGGCCGTGTCCTCGGGCTTCTGGGGGGTCTTCGGTATCGGGGCCGGCTTCGCCCAGAACTTCACCCAGCTCCTCGTCCTGTGCACACTCCTCAGCGCCGGCTACGCCGCGGCAGGGCCACTCGCCAATGAGCTCATCGGCGATCTCTTCGACAGCAGATCCCGGGGCCGGGCCGTCGGCGTGCTCTACGGCACCCTGAATCTGGCCTCGTCCCTGTTCGCCCCCTTGCTCGGGCAGCTGGCGGGGTTCGAGGACGGCTGGCGGTGGGGCCTGTGGGGCATCGGAACACTCAACGTGCTCGTCGGCATCGCCTTGTGCTTCTGGCTGCGTGATCCCGGCACGGGAGCGTCCGAGGACCAGCTCGCCGGCCTCGACCAGGCCACCCGCACCGCCCAGGCCAAGGTGACCCGTGCTGACGTGGCGGCCCTCTTCCGCATCCCCAGTCTCGTGATCCTGATGTGCTCCCGGCTGCTGTCGGGCCACCTCCTGCTCCTCATCTTCGGTGTCGTCTTCCTGGTGGACGTGTACGGCTTCTCCATCCAGGTCGCCGCCGCTGTCATGCTCCCGATGGGGATCGGGTTCTTCGCCGGCACCCTGCTCGGTGGCGTGCTGTCCGACTGGGCCGTACGCCGCAACCCTCGCAACGGCCTGGTCGTCGTCCTGCAGACAGCCCAGTTCGCCTTCGCCGTCGTCGCGTTCTTCGCCACCCAGATCGACTACGGCGGCATCGGAATGTTCGCCTTCTTCTTCGGACTGATGGGCCTGGTCCAGGGCGTCAACCCCGGCGTCAACCGCCCCATGCTGATGGCCGTGACCCTCCCCGAACTCCGCGGGGCCGCGTTCGCCGTCTACCTCAACGTCTTCGAGGCGATCGCCTGGGCCATGTTCAGTCTCGGCGCCGGATACCTCGGGGAGGTCATCGGTCTGCAGCAGGTGTTCCTGTGGGTCCTCGTGATCCTGATGGCGCTCAACGGCCTCTTCCTGACGCTGCTCTACCCGGTGTACGGCCGCGATGTCGCCGCCGTGGCAGCGGAACTGGACCGACGCCGTGCCCAGACACAGGACCCGGGAGGAACACCGCCTCCGCCGTCGACCACCTGA
- a CDS encoding sulfatase, translating to MKAIMVMFDSLNRRLLPPYGDAWTHAPNFARLAERTATFDNAYAGSMPCMPARREIHTGRYNFLHRSWGPLEPFDDSMPELLKRAGVHTHLASDHPHYWEDGGATYHGRYSTWEFFRGQEGDPWKGQVSDPVIPEDLKKLRWHGYRQDWVNRSYMPTEDRHPQTLTFDAGLEFIETNRDADRWFVQIETFDPHEPFFSHQRYKDLYPHTYDGPHFDWPDYKRVVETDDQVTHARHEYAALVSMCDHSLGRVLDAMDEHDLWEDTLLIVNTDHGLLLGEKGWWGKAVQPWYNELVHLPLFVWDPRAPQAAGQRRQALVQTVDLAPTILEFFGVERPDDMQGVPLPVESDTPVREAALFGMHGGHVNVTDGRYVYMRAPASAENGPLLEHTLMPTHMRERFSPAELVDMELAEPFGFTKGVRTLRIPGRTFINAYHHGTLLFDLESDPEQLEPLVDDAVELRMAGLLVELMRRNEAPESQYERLGLPAEGPVGEHHLLVRAQRAQAQSAARPLPRTEDYPEGRFSLRSPVLHLLGDPAAAEVVKRHLPAITDSELLQFLGSTSLIDVAAMAGATVPADRLRLVAEELAEL from the coding sequence ATGAAGGCGATCATGGTGATGTTCGACAGTCTCAACCGGCGTCTGCTGCCGCCGTACGGAGACGCCTGGACGCATGCCCCGAACTTCGCCCGGCTCGCCGAACGTACGGCCACCTTCGACAACGCCTACGCCGGTTCGATGCCGTGCATGCCCGCCCGCCGCGAGATCCACACCGGGCGGTACAACTTCCTGCACCGCAGCTGGGGGCCATTGGAACCCTTCGACGACTCCATGCCCGAACTGCTCAAGCGTGCCGGCGTGCACACGCACCTGGCCAGCGACCACCCGCACTACTGGGAGGACGGTGGCGCCACCTACCACGGCCGCTACAGCACCTGGGAGTTCTTCCGGGGACAGGAGGGTGACCCGTGGAAGGGGCAGGTCTCGGACCCGGTGATCCCGGAGGACCTGAAGAAGCTGCGCTGGCACGGCTACCGGCAGGACTGGGTGAACCGGAGCTACATGCCGACCGAGGACCGGCATCCGCAGACCCTCACCTTTGACGCGGGGCTGGAGTTCATCGAGACCAACCGGGACGCCGACCGGTGGTTCGTCCAGATCGAGACCTTCGACCCGCACGAACCGTTCTTCAGCCACCAGCGCTACAAGGACCTCTACCCCCACACCTACGACGGCCCGCACTTCGACTGGCCCGACTACAAACGCGTGGTGGAGACGGACGACCAGGTCACGCACGCCCGCCATGAGTACGCGGCGCTGGTGTCCATGTGCGACCACTCGCTGGGCCGCGTCCTGGACGCCATGGACGAGCACGATCTGTGGGAGGACACCCTGCTGATCGTCAACACCGACCACGGGCTGCTGCTGGGCGAGAAGGGCTGGTGGGGCAAGGCCGTCCAGCCCTGGTACAACGAGCTGGTTCATCTGCCGTTGTTCGTCTGGGATCCACGGGCCCCCCAGGCCGCGGGCCAGCGACGCCAGGCACTCGTGCAGACCGTCGACCTCGCCCCGACGATCCTGGAGTTCTTCGGCGTCGAGAGGCCCGACGACATGCAGGGTGTGCCGCTGCCCGTCGAGAGCGACACACCGGTGCGTGAGGCCGCTCTGTTCGGCATGCACGGTGGCCACGTCAACGTCACCGACGGACGGTATGTGTACATGCGCGCCCCCGCCTCCGCCGAGAACGGGCCACTGCTGGAGCACACCCTGATGCCGACTCATATGCGCGAGCGGTTCTCCCCCGCCGAGTTGGTGGACATGGAGCTGGCCGAGCCGTTCGGCTTCACCAAGGGCGTGCGAACGCTGCGGATACCGGGGCGCACCTTCATCAACGCCTACCACCACGGCACGCTGCTCTTCGACCTGGAGAGCGACCCCGAACAGCTGGAGCCGCTCGTGGACGACGCGGTGGAGCTGCGCATGGCCGGGCTGCTCGTGGAGCTGATGCGCCGCAACGAAGCCCCTGAGAGCCAGTACGAGCGGCTCGGGCTGCCCGCCGAGGGGCCCGTCGGCGAGCACCACCTGCTGGTCCGGGCCCAGCGGGCCCAGGCCCAGAGCGCGGCGCGTCCGCTGCCACGGACCGAGGACTATCCCGAGGGGCGCTTCTCGCTGCGCTCGCCCGTCCTGCACCTGCTCGGTGATCCGGCGGCGGCCGAGGTCGTGAAACGGCACCTGCCCGCGATCACCGATTCCGAGCTGCTGCAGTTCCTGGGATCGACGTCGCTGATCGACGTCGCGGCGATGGCCGGCGCAACGGTGCCGGCCGACCGGCTCCGACTGGTCGCCGAGGAACTCGCCGAGCTCTGA
- a CDS encoding PadR family transcriptional regulator produces MEYPLLALLSFRPLSGYDLRKFIETEGQFLRSRLHHSHIYRLLGRMVANGWVTFEIDPREGKPDAKVYRLTEVGREALMAWVRSPYQPPSRFQDPDFLTRFAFAAPLDRQAAINLIRTELDYRYAQIARNRHRHRALDFIDPLPELDRELAVEISEAMHLFGASSMDRWVAWLEEMLRRLEDWQPRESHGAQGEETAT; encoded by the coding sequence ATGGAATATCCACTGCTCGCGCTGCTGTCGTTTCGTCCGCTGAGTGGGTACGACCTGCGCAAGTTCATCGAGACCGAGGGCCAGTTCCTGCGGTCGCGGCTGCATCACAGCCACATCTACCGGTTGTTGGGACGGATGGTGGCCAACGGCTGGGTGACCTTCGAGATCGACCCGCGCGAGGGCAAACCGGACGCGAAGGTATACCGGCTCACCGAGGTGGGCCGGGAGGCACTGATGGCCTGGGTGCGATCGCCGTACCAGCCGCCCAGCCGTTTCCAGGACCCCGACTTCCTGACCCGGTTCGCCTTCGCCGCGCCCCTGGACCGGCAGGCCGCGATCAATCTGATCAGGACCGAACTGGACTATCGGTACGCCCAGATCGCCCGCAACCGTCACCGTCACCGCGCCCTCGACTTCATCGACCCGCTGCCCGAGCTGGACCGGGAGCTGGCGGTCGAGATCTCCGAGGCGATGCACCTGTTCGGTGCCTCATCGATGGACCGGTGGGTGGCCTGGCTGGAGGAGATGCTGCGGCGCCTGGAGGACTGGCAGCCCCGTGAGAGCCACGGGGCACAGGGAGAGGAAACTGCCACATGA
- a CDS encoding alpha/beta hydrolase: protein MDMPPSGSDRPDLDALRREWPGPAFLPPVAPAQEADGSLHYSGISYANHLGYRPLQLDLWVPQGHGPAAVVVWIHGGAWLFGDRRYLPETLEHQTVLNELLAHGLAIASVDYRLSGEARFPAQLHDVKSAIRYLRHFADELGLDPDRFGVWGESAGGHLAALTALTSGRADLEGDVGLPGSSEPVRAAVDWYGIADLTAMPFTRSSGFIGLLLGDRSEDALRLAGPVTHVSPEAPPFLLIHGRKDGLVPAEQSEILHSALCAVGAESELVLVDDADHIFLGHTDIPALVRQSAAFLAERLRPDS from the coding sequence ATGGACATGCCCCCATCCGGAAGTGACCGGCCCGACCTGGACGCTCTGCGACGTGAGTGGCCGGGTCCGGCGTTCCTGCCACCCGTCGCTCCCGCCCAGGAAGCCGACGGATCGTTGCACTACAGCGGTATCAGCTACGCCAACCACCTCGGCTACCGCCCTCTGCAACTGGATCTTTGGGTCCCGCAAGGACATGGACCAGCCGCAGTGGTCGTGTGGATCCACGGCGGAGCATGGCTGTTCGGCGACCGCCGCTATCTTCCCGAGACCCTTGAACACCAGACCGTCTTGAACGAACTGCTGGCACACGGACTCGCTATTGCCTCTGTCGACTACCGGTTGAGCGGGGAAGCGCGATTCCCCGCTCAGCTCCACGACGTCAAGTCGGCCATTCGCTATCTGCGCCACTTCGCGGACGAACTCGGGCTGGATCCCGATCGGTTCGGCGTGTGGGGCGAGTCGGCGGGCGGACATCTCGCCGCGCTGACCGCACTGACCTCTGGTCGCGCAGACCTCGAAGGGGACGTGGGACTCCCAGGTTCCAGTGAACCTGTTCGTGCGGCGGTGGACTGGTACGGGATCGCCGACCTCACTGCCATGCCCTTCACACGGTCCTCCGGCTTCATCGGGCTGCTGCTCGGAGACCGCAGCGAGGACGCGCTGCGTCTCGCCGGCCCAGTCACCCACGTATCACCGGAGGCACCACCCTTCCTGCTCATCCACGGGAGGAAGGACGGACTCGTCCCCGCGGAGCAGAGCGAGATCCTCCACTCCGCTTTGTGCGCTGTCGGAGCCGAGTCCGAACTGGTCCTGGTCGACGACGCCGATCACATCTTCCTCGGCCACACCGACATTCCCGCCCTCGTCCGGCAGTCCGCCGCCTTCCTCGCCGAACGGTTGCGCCCTGATTCCTGA
- a CDS encoding beta-glucosidase family protein: MTQANPLPDAPVTVARLLAQLTLDEKISLLHGNWSVLEKLGEAGVIPGVPRLGIPPLRLSDGPSGVRVTARATALPAPVALASTFDPALAHAYGTVIGREGRALQQNVQLAPMVNLVRTPYGGRNFETFGEDPLLISDIAVAQIQGIQEQGMIATVKHLAANSQEHDRQTVDAIVDEQTLREMELPAFEAAVRAGVGSVMAAYNSVNGAFACESPELLDELLRQDWGFDGWVMTDWWAAHSTQASLTAGLDMEMPTGKYFGRALKEAVEAGEISETLVDRAVDRILTVMDRFGLLEASADAAPPRDPAFGAEIARQVAVAGAVLLRNEHATLPLTGAAARSIAVIGMTGSVPFVSGGGSSHVVPDHADSPLQALRARAGGAEVAFAAGVDWCGKDIPAEDLSPAVLLDVTGTQAIPPGRSWSYDGTLCADEDDEWTFVLHWSHHEEWTQEDDAVPIYNRPAIVFDGEELFPVQPGWEELFTGGLVGTSADGLALRSATRNVTKGTHTLSIRADADADGMSFRLRRETPATRAADLAEAVSAARSAETTVVFAWQDATEGKDLETLALPAAQDELISAVAAVTPRTVVVLNTATSVTMPWLPDTAAVLQMWYSGQQGAQAAAELLFGDENPSGRLPVSCPADEESHPMAGDPARYPGTDGRVTYSEGIHVGYRWYDAYDVEPLFPFGHGLSYTEFTYADLRTEAATETGVEVSFTLRNTGTRSGAEVVQIYLGPSPDLGLPQAVRKLAAYRRLTLAPGEEQRVRLMIGRRQLSSWSPSEHDWVLGTGERAIAVGASSRDLRLHGVIRLHA; encoded by the coding sequence ATGACCCAGGCCAACCCCCTGCCCGACGCCCCCGTCACGGTCGCCCGGCTCCTCGCGCAGCTCACACTCGACGAGAAGATCTCGCTGCTGCACGGAAACTGGTCGGTTCTGGAGAAGCTCGGTGAGGCGGGCGTCATACCCGGTGTGCCCCGGCTCGGCATTCCGCCACTGCGGCTGTCGGACGGCCCCAGCGGCGTGCGGGTGACCGCACGAGCCACGGCGCTGCCCGCTCCCGTCGCGCTGGCCTCGACGTTCGACCCCGCTCTGGCCCACGCCTACGGCACCGTCATCGGGCGTGAGGGACGTGCCCTGCAGCAGAACGTGCAGCTCGCACCCATGGTCAACCTGGTCCGCACCCCGTACGGCGGGCGCAACTTCGAGACCTTCGGCGAGGACCCGTTGCTGATCTCCGACATCGCCGTGGCCCAGATCCAGGGGATCCAGGAACAGGGCATGATCGCCACCGTCAAGCATCTCGCCGCCAACAGCCAGGAGCACGACCGCCAGACCGTCGACGCGATCGTCGACGAGCAGACGCTGCGCGAGATGGAACTGCCTGCCTTCGAAGCCGCCGTGCGAGCGGGCGTCGGATCCGTCATGGCCGCGTACAACTCCGTCAACGGGGCTTTCGCCTGCGAGAGCCCGGAACTGCTGGACGAGCTCCTGCGCCAGGACTGGGGCTTCGACGGCTGGGTCATGACCGACTGGTGGGCGGCGCACAGCACCCAGGCATCCCTCACGGCCGGCCTGGACATGGAGATGCCCACCGGCAAGTACTTCGGCCGGGCCCTGAAGGAAGCCGTAGAGGCGGGAGAGATTTCGGAGACCCTTGTCGACCGGGCCGTCGACCGGATCCTCACGGTGATGGACCGCTTCGGTCTGCTGGAGGCATCGGCCGACGCCGCGCCGCCCCGGGATCCCGCCTTCGGCGCGGAGATCGCGCGACAGGTCGCCGTGGCCGGTGCCGTACTGCTGCGCAACGAACACGCCACCCTGCCGCTGACCGGGGCCGCGGCGCGTTCCATCGCCGTCATAGGAATGACCGGCTCCGTCCCGTTCGTCAGCGGGGGCGGCAGCTCGCACGTCGTGCCCGACCACGCGGACAGCCCACTGCAGGCACTGCGCGCACGGGCCGGGGGCGCAGAGGTCGCCTTCGCGGCGGGCGTCGACTGGTGCGGCAAGGACATCCCGGCAGAAGACCTCTCTCCCGCTGTCTTGCTGGATGTCACCGGGACGCAGGCCATCCCACCGGGCCGGTCGTGGAGCTACGACGGAACACTGTGTGCCGACGAGGACGACGAGTGGACCTTCGTCCTGCACTGGTCGCACCACGAGGAATGGACCCAGGAGGACGACGCCGTCCCGATCTACAACAGGCCCGCCATCGTTTTCGACGGGGAGGAGCTCTTCCCTGTGCAACCCGGCTGGGAGGAACTCTTCACGGGAGGGCTCGTCGGCACGAGCGCCGACGGACTCGCACTCCGCTCGGCCACCCGGAACGTGACCAAGGGCACACACACTCTGTCGATACGTGCCGATGCCGACGCCGACGGTATGTCCTTCCGGCTGCGCCGTGAGACGCCGGCCACCCGGGCGGCCGACCTGGCCGAGGCCGTCTCCGCGGCGCGCTCCGCCGAAACCACTGTCGTGTTCGCCTGGCAGGACGCCACCGAGGGCAAGGACCTGGAGACGCTCGCCCTGCCGGCCGCTCAGGACGAGCTCATCTCCGCCGTGGCCGCCGTCACCCCCCGGACGGTCGTGGTGCTCAACACCGCCACGTCCGTGACGATGCCCTGGCTGCCAGACACGGCGGCGGTACTGCAGATGTGGTACTCGGGACAGCAGGGCGCGCAGGCGGCCGCGGAGCTGCTCTTCGGCGACGAGAACCCCAGTGGCAGACTGCCGGTCTCCTGCCCCGCCGACGAGGAGTCGCATCCCATGGCCGGGGATCCCGCCCGCTACCCCGGCACCGACGGGCGAGTGACCTACAGCGAGGGCATTCACGTCGGGTACCGGTGGTACGACGCCTACGATGTCGAGCCGCTGTTCCCGTTCGGCCACGGCCTGTCCTACACCGAGTTCACCTACGCGGACCTGCGGACGGAGGCAGCCACCGAAACGGGCGTCGAGGTGTCCTTCACCCTGCGCAACACCGGCACCCGAAGCGGAGCGGAGGTTGTCCAGATCTACCTCGGCCCGTCCCCGGACCTCGGTCTTCCGCAGGCTGTTCGGAAGCTGGCCGCCTACCGTCGGCTCACTCTCGCGCCCGGCGAGGAACAGCGCGTCCGGCTGATGATCGGCCGGCGCCAGCTGTCCAGCTGGTCGCCGAGCGAACACGACTGGGTGCTCGGCACGGGCGAACGCGCGATCGCCGTCGGAGCGTCGTCACGAGACCTGCGCCTTCACGGCGTCATCCGTCTACATGCCTGA